ATAATTACCAAGCTTTATGTATTAATGAGTGCATAAAATGAAATACTAATAATCTAAGTTCTTGCTCGAGCTTAGTTACCCTAATTGAAAGGCAACACATATAAAAGGGAATATACGATAGATATAGTTGTTAAAGAaggcaaagaaataaaaaagaacttaCAGTTTTCAATCCAAATCTTCTTGCCTGGTCTGCGGATTATCACCTGATCCTGATCCTGAACCCGACCCACGAGCCCGAAACGGCCAGGGCAGCGATATCCTAAAACTCCTCTCCGCCGTCCGATTATCCCCCGACCTCTGCTCATTATCACCGCCACTACTATCGCCGTCATTACCTCCACCAGTAGCCTGCGCCCCACGAACCCTCCTCTCATAATCAGGATCATCGGTAGGCAGCTCGTGACGACAAACAGGGCAGGAATTATGCAATTCCAGCCACGGAAGTATGCAGTCCTTGTGATAAAGATGCTTACAGGGCATTTGCTTCGCTTCAGCCCCTTCCTCGAACTCGTCCATACAAACCGCGCACTGGTTGAACTCCGAATTCAAGTTATTCTTCGCTATCTTCACCGAAGGTAGCGCGTCGATGGCCGATTTCGATGCCGGTGGGGTCCCATACCGGTTCGGATCGTTCTCAGCCAGTTGCTGGATCAGTTGTTCGAGGCCCGGTCCGATGAAATAATCCCCAATGTTCGCTGGAAGCCGAAAACCCGGCTCGGACGGATTATTCTGGATCACGAACTCGATTTGGGCTCCTCTTGAACGGAGATCGTTGAGATGGTTTTGGATGAAGGTAAATGGATCGAAAGCGAATGGGTCACCCCGGCCTGACCGGGTCGACCCGAATGAGTTAGGGTTATGAAGGTCAATTGAAGCAGGAGACGGTGAAGAACTCGTCGTTGAAGAAGAGGAAGGGAAAAGGAGCGGGAGCAAGGAAGAGAACGGATCCGATACCGACAAAAAGGGTTCGGATAACGGGTTTGAGTTCGGATTCGGGTTTTCAAAGCTAGGGTTTTCGTATTCTTCGAGGAACCCTTCGTTGCATAGAGGACAAGAAGGGTCAGCGGAAGGGTAGATTGTTACGGTGACGGTACGGTTACATTGGTAGCAAAAGAAAGGCTTATTGGTCGCGCCGTCGGTGTTAGCGTCGCCGCCGCCACCGTGGACGCTGGCGTCGAACGACATGTTTTCAGGTCTTAGATGGTTTCAACGGGACAGCCGGAGAAATGAATTTTGCTTTcgatgtttttaatatatatattattctatttggaaaaataatgtACGGTAATCTTAGAGgagaattttataattaatttattttgaatttgataaaaaatagttaataaaaaaaaaaacctcaaaataCCCATAAAAGAAACGTTAATtgcaattttccattttccgtGGAGGCTTCTCGAAGGCTACCTACCaatcttaattaataaattaattgaaggaTTTAGTTAGACTTTCCACGATCCGGGATAAGGTGGAGAGTGGGTTTATGTCTCcctccattttttattttattttattttttaggttaatatttgatatattaattatgtattctttttatttttattttgattttacttatgatttttaaatttatttatttaaaattttaaattaaaaaacacttcCTCGAAATATTACATAaactatttcattttatattaattgtataaaattaaataaaatacatattataaaaatcatataaaagtagttcatttataattttaaaatttatctcttttgaaaaaattaaataaatagtttttaaatcaaatattaatttaaaattaagattttaactCAAGTCATTCtcacttttgaaaaaaatattttttatttcctattAAATTTTCTCtaagataattaaaaaacacattttgacaataataataaacattttttccaataattttcaacttcaataataaattggcgttttttaaatacaaataaaaatgctaaattattttcaaaatgttttaataaaaaataaaggagtaTTAAGGAAATTGTGTTGATATTTCTAAAGCATTGCATGAATGGAATGGGTAACTTATGAAGAATTGACGAGTCAGAGTTTTTCTTGTGCCGGTGTTTGCCAACAACGCGTTTGATGATATATCggaatatgtattttttttggaatgtattgagaaatgaaaataaatacaaactaCAAACTCTACGTACaaactaatatataataaataataaataataaaatatattattaaagttaattaataatttcatatgtataatattaaaataaaatttattataaagttttggtttaatggtaaatttaagtttttattaatgTATTTAGAGTGGGTTCAAATTCAAtcatgtataaatttttattaattttttaaaaagttaaaaaatctaaaatacattttaataatataacttattttaattacggaaggatatttttcataatttctctgATTGAGTCGGTGCTCGACCGACTTGTGACACCAACACagtcaatgacttaaataataatatagataaatgaaactaaatcaagataaaattcgtcgagaaaaaaataaaaaatataatggtaatgaaaaaaaattggctgaaaaaaatatattttatgcattGTCGTTAACGATTGTTTTACTTTTGGTCATTCGTTGTTAGTTTGAATTaggtaatattattttacactcattttagtcactcaactttaaataaaatttaattttaataacttatttcctttatttagaaataattttattactttaaaaataaatttatttaagaaaaacataAGTTTTACATGAAATTAAGTTAAGATCcttttcaagtttgaatttgtTCATTTGAAATCTACGTTCTtctacttaattttatttacttattcattatttttattatttttcctctctttttattatttcttttgatttcattttattcCCTTCCATCATTCCCTAAGTCTCATAGGTTTAATCCTACAGAATCTGACCCATTTTCTCATTGAGCGAGGGGTACGAAATAAATCAGATTGATTTTTCGATCAAAAGCACAATGTGGAATCTTCGGTTTTTCCTCTTTCTCTATTCCTATCCCATAGGTACAACATTGGAACCAATAGAGAACCTTTTCCTTCTATATGAATCAATATTATTACATTCCAATTCCTTACTGATACCCCCAAGGAAAATCCTAAATTGGATCCCAAATTGACGGGTTAGTGTGAGCTTATTCATGCGGTTATGCACTCTTCGAATAGGAATCCATTTTCTGAAAGATCCTGGCTTTCGTGCTTTGGTGAGTCTCCGAGATCCTTTCGACGACCTATGTTGTGTTGAAGGGATACCTATATGATCCGATCGATTGCGTAAAGCCCGCGGTAGCAACGGAACCGGGAAAAGTATACAAAAAAGATAgttctttattgttttagttCGCTTTAgttttaagaatattattttcatttcatttttcttaatttaataaatttaatgaatatttaaaattaataaaatagaaaattaaaaaatatagggCTATACGGACTTGAACCGTAGATCTTCTCGGTAAAACAGATCGAACTGATTATTATCAAAATGATTCGGCCTATTTCAAAGAACCaacatgcttttttttttttgcattgggCATTAtctgatagaaatattagtgtTTCGGCCTATTAACTGATAGTGTTTGAAAAACCATCTAATAATTGGATTTGGGTGTAATTGTTTATAATTGATGTGTCTCATCGAATTGAGTGTAATTGGAGACCAATTACACTTCCCAATTCCTAGGGTGAGAATTAAAGTAATTACACAGATAATTTACACtcaaatccaatttaaaaatattttatacaaattataaaattatattataagcatgacATGTATGAGTGCTTGTGATGGTTATGACAAAAATTTCTTATGttataaatcctaaaattatattataaatataatttgtgtattttataaagttataacaaaaaaattaaaccctaaaatatttctaaaattatgtctaaaagtttattataaaattaatttacatgttataaaaattttataaaatatttatttataaaaattatagatataacttatttatgtggccatgctatatattataaaaataatatacttattcatcaaaaaatattatagtttttttatcataacttatttataaaataacttttaaaagtaatgacaacaaaaatattatttataagaagtgtTATGCAAGTTTTggacaatttataaaacatctttttataaaggttaaatattacaaattttatattattttgtcttaatttaCTTATTATGAAAAGAGATATAACCTAACATAagtttttatctaaattaagtttatataagtttttataattaaagctaCCGACTATTTGTATTGTGAACCTAAATATTATAAGGTCGATACTTATTatgtaaatagaaaatattttcttacac
The nucleotide sequence above comes from Gossypium raimondii isolate GPD5lz chromosome 13, ASM2569854v1, whole genome shotgun sequence. Encoded proteins:
- the LOC105782857 gene encoding E3 ubiquitin-protein ligase RING1; this translates as MSFDASVHGGGGDANTDGATNKPFFCYQCNRTVTVTIYPSADPSCPLCNEGFLEEYENPSFENPNPNSNPLSEPFLSVSDPFSSLLPLLFPSSSSTTSSSPSPASIDLHNPNSFGSTRSGRGDPFAFDPFTFIQNHLNDLRSRGAQIEFVIQNNPSEPGFRLPANIGDYFIGPGLEQLIQQLAENDPNRYGTPPASKSAIDALPSVKIAKNNLNSEFNQCAVCMDEFEEGAEAKQMPCKHLYHKDCILPWLELHNSCPVCRHELPTDDPDYERRVRGAQATGGGNDGDSSGGDNEQRSGDNRTAERSFRISLPWPFRARGSGSGSGSGDNPQTRQEDLD